From Gavia stellata isolate bGavSte3 chromosome 27, bGavSte3.hap2, whole genome shotgun sequence, one genomic window encodes:
- the PDPN gene encoding podoplanin isoform X2, with amino-acid sequence MFTKAQLFIFVLGSVPFIALAEEASSVLEGEESATIDFRDRNDTEFEELPTLLPTRLHNVTNLLQFGQLMTTESAFDPAEDSNNSTGYEANTENVDGGLSGEPEKTEKGGLETIALVGIIIGIVVAVGILAGIIIAVVRKMSGRYS; translated from the exons ATGTTTACCAAAGCTCAACTCTTCATCTTCGTTTTAGGGAGTGTGCCTTTCATAGCACTTGCTGAAGAAG CAAGCTCAGTTctagaaggagaagaaagtgcAACAATTGAtttcagagacagaaatgaCACAGAATTTGAAGAATTACCAACACTG TTGCCCACAAGACTACACAATGTAACAAATCTCTTGCAGTTCGGACAACTGATGACCACAGAAAGTGCATTTGACCCAGCTGAAGACAGTAATAATTCCACTGGTTACGAAGCTAACACAGAAAATGTTGATg GTGGACTGAGTGGGGAAccagagaaaactgaaaaag GTGGTCTGGAAACAATTGCACTGGTTGGAATAATTATTGGAATCGTAGTTGCAGTTGGAATCCTTGCAGGAATAATAATTGCTGTTGTAAGGAAGATGTCAGGCAGGTACTCGTAA
- the PDPN gene encoding podoplanin isoform X3 translates to MFTKAQLFIFVLGSVPFIALAEEASSVLEGEESATIDFRDRNDTEFEELPTLLPTRLHNVTNLLQFGQLMTTESAFDPAEDSNNSTGYEANTENVDGGLSGEPEKTEKGGLETIALVGIIIGIVVAVGILAGIIIAVVRKMSGRP, encoded by the exons ATGTTTACCAAAGCTCAACTCTTCATCTTCGTTTTAGGGAGTGTGCCTTTCATAGCACTTGCTGAAGAAG CAAGCTCAGTTctagaaggagaagaaagtgcAACAATTGAtttcagagacagaaatgaCACAGAATTTGAAGAATTACCAACACTG TTGCCCACAAGACTACACAATGTAACAAATCTCTTGCAGTTCGGACAACTGATGACCACAGAAAGTGCATTTGACCCAGCTGAAGACAGTAATAATTCCACTGGTTACGAAGCTAACACAGAAAATGTTGATg GTGGACTGAGTGGGGAAccagagaaaactgaaaaag GTGGTCTGGAAACAATTGCACTGGTTGGAATAATTATTGGAATCGTAGTTGCAGTTGGAATCCTTGCAGGAATAATAATTGCTGTTGTAAGGAAGATGTCAGGCAG gccCTGA
- the PDPN gene encoding podoplanin isoform X4, protein MFTKAQLFIFVLGSVPFIALAEEASSVLEGEESATIDFRDRNDTEFEELPTLFGQLMTTESAFDPAEDSNNSTGYEANTENVDGGLSGEPEKTEKGGLETIALVGIIIGIVVAVGILAGIIIAVVRKMSGRYSP, encoded by the exons ATGTTTACCAAAGCTCAACTCTTCATCTTCGTTTTAGGGAGTGTGCCTTTCATAGCACTTGCTGAAGAAG CAAGCTCAGTTctagaaggagaagaaagtgcAACAATTGAtttcagagacagaaatgaCACAGAATTTGAAGAATTACCAACACTG TTCGGACAACTGATGACCACAGAAAGTGCATTTGACCCAGCTGAAGACAGTAATAATTCCACTGGTTACGAAGCTAACACAGAAAATGTTGATg GTGGACTGAGTGGGGAAccagagaaaactgaaaaag GTGGTCTGGAAACAATTGCACTGGTTGGAATAATTATTGGAATCGTAGTTGCAGTTGGAATCCTTGCAGGAATAATAATTGCTGTTGTAAGGAAGATGTCAGGCAGGTACTC gccCTGA
- the PDPN gene encoding podoplanin isoform X1: MFTKAQLFIFVLGSVPFIALAEEASSVLEGEESATIDFRDRNDTEFEELPTLLPTRLHNVTNLLQFGQLMTTESAFDPAEDSNNSTGYEANTENVDGGLSGEPEKTEKGGLETIALVGIIIGIVVAVGILAGIIIAVVRKMSGRYSP, encoded by the exons ATGTTTACCAAAGCTCAACTCTTCATCTTCGTTTTAGGGAGTGTGCCTTTCATAGCACTTGCTGAAGAAG CAAGCTCAGTTctagaaggagaagaaagtgcAACAATTGAtttcagagacagaaatgaCACAGAATTTGAAGAATTACCAACACTG TTGCCCACAAGACTACACAATGTAACAAATCTCTTGCAGTTCGGACAACTGATGACCACAGAAAGTGCATTTGACCCAGCTGAAGACAGTAATAATTCCACTGGTTACGAAGCTAACACAGAAAATGTTGATg GTGGACTGAGTGGGGAAccagagaaaactgaaaaag GTGGTCTGGAAACAATTGCACTGGTTGGAATAATTATTGGAATCGTAGTTGCAGTTGGAATCCTTGCAGGAATAATAATTGCTGTTGTAAGGAAGATGTCAGGCAGGTACTC gccCTGA